The Culex pipiens pallens isolate TS chromosome 2, TS_CPP_V2, whole genome shotgun sequence DNA window acggcttcgagatacagtaatttttaaactacaaaatacaaaaatatttaaataaattacgcCCTtcacaaatgttattttcgacaACAATCggatccatatacacaaaaatggcttaaataggcctaggataacatgtctacaaagttttattgaaatcggagaggttcgggtacaaaagtactagaaaaaatctttatttgagctggaattgctccatatgAATCTGATGAAACCTGTTCTTTTAGGGAAACTTTTAgtagccaaattaaaaaaaaatacaatgttgTTTTCAAAACGAATTGAACATTTAATTCATAGGAAACAGTCATCACCCCGAAATCCAAACCAAAGTCATTATGCCGATAAGAATTTATTCACTGAACTTACAATAATCTCACCGTAGGATGACACCTTATCGCGCGCCGCGTAACTGCGCGTAATCCGCACGTGTCCGCGCATAACCATAATATTATTGTGACCTCTCAAAATCGTACGTTTCGTTGATGAATCATGAAGCATGAGTGCAGTTGTGTATGTTATaatgattaaaataatattaaagaAAATCACATTCCGCCCGTGCCGGCAGAGTTGGCAGTTGAGAAGAACTTCTTGCGTTTTCAACCTCGCTTACAGCGCATTACCGGCCTTGACCGGGGTCTTCACGGCCGGCACGATATCGTTCAGCAGCAGCTGCTCGGACGAGTTGGACTCGCTCGTGTTCGGGTCACTCTCGGAGCTGTGGTAGTTCGGGTCCAGACGCTTCAGGATGTGGTTGGTCTCCTCGCTGGACGCACTGCTCGACTCGGACGAGAAGCGCGCGTTGCGGTTCAGTTGCTGAAATGGGGTTGGGTTGAGTATTGGTTGTTTAGGTTTGTGTGTCTAGAACTTTGGTTACCTGGATAAGCGTGCCCCGGACACTGCGGGCGTTGGCCTTCTGGAAGGCTGCCGCCAAGTCACGGTTGATCTGGTCCAACGGGGTGTTGCCGATGCGGATGTAGACTGGCACGTAGCCGTCCTTCTTCGGCAGATCCTGGTATTTTGCCGGAGCGCTTTCTGGAATTACAGAATCAAATCAGTTTTAAAAGTGGTTCACGGAGGAGTTAAGTCAGTGGGGGGAAAACGTCAAGGAAACGCAGAGCAGCTAAGTTTTACGGCTCTGGTATGGCTTTATTGAAGTCTCTTTTGTTCGGTACAATGGGTGTTTTGAGTAACGAGTAAATGGGTGAACCGGCCAGGGTAACTGGTAGAGTTGTTCCGGCTGTTCGGGCACCCGAACTTTTAGACTTTGTTGGCCGATGAAGCCGCTGCGGCTGCCTCTGCAGCTGCTCGCGCCTTTTCCGCCGCGACGGCCAGGGCAATGCGGTGCTCGTCGGAGGCGGACAGCGCCGATACCGACAACGAGGTCGAGTTGCTCGAGGTGTTGTTTGGGGATTCGTCCCGCTGGAGAACCTGCAAATTTATTGGATTTAGTGTTGAGCAGTTATAGAGCGTTCAGGGGGGTAAGGAACCTGGGCAAGTTCGGCACGGCTGACGCGGTTCACCGGCTCGTGGAAGGCTGCGGCCAGCGCAGGGTTAATTCCAGACAGAGGCTCGTCACCGTATCGGATGTACACCGGGATGTAGCCGTCGCGGGGTTCCAGAATCTGATATTTTGGGGCGGCAGCTGAAAGTTGGTCAGAAAAGGTTGGAAAGATAAGATTTATGGACTCCAAAGAGGTGTTGGAGTAGGGTAGAGGTGCTTACGTCATGCTTCCGGGTGATCAAGAACACGGTGTGCGGTAGAACATGCAGAAGGTGGTGCTTGGATAGATACAGAAGTCTCACACTTGTGGAACACATGCTTCGGTGATTTTACAGAATAGTAGACATGCAGAAAGGTTTCGTGCAGCAACTGGTGATTTTGTTTGTGCATTATATGAATGTGCAGATAGTGATGTGATGTGAACATGCTATATACAGCAGCTATGATATGTTTTGTTTATGACGATGATTTCTGTGACGTTAAATGCTAGAACATGCAAGATGATatcataaataaattaaaatctagGTGCAATTCATTTGGGACATTACAAATATCACGGTAATATGTAACTTGATTGACAACAATTGTCCATTATTacttaagagcaattccatgtcaaatagggattcggttgtacccgaccctctccgatttcaataactttgtagacatgttatcctagtcttatataagccatttttgtgtatatggagccagtttcactcgataatgacatttgagaagggcgtaagtgtttaaatcggctgccgatccctcatgtgtgctaaggggcccgggttcgattcccgcccatctcctctgggtgttctgtgtttgtcccgttagttagtaaattcagtctgaaaagacggtgtgatgtctattaaatatttttgtacttcgtaatttaaatattgctgtatctcaaagccgttgcgtcgtatcaacaagtggtcaaagacaaacttgtaggaaatttgacgggttttcaaaaaaaaaaaaaaatacactgaaagaaaaaaacactccacttttatgaatttttttgatttttaagtttaaaagttaaatttgaaggtgagcgcACGATTTTTGCCTACGATATTTTGTGGAAAtatcctaagatgttacaaaaagactcacggaaaatgcaggatggagcaactcacctgaaaaaatacaaaaaaatatttactgaaactgttttttttttcaaaagtgctctaaacatcaaagttttcaaaaaccgaacacgagagtcgattctccagacaattttacataaaagtctccatattgaccattgtcctaagtccaatccttgtgaagtaacagcggtcttaaaaataaaaatgtaaaaaaaatcgtttttttgatGGGTTttagcaatttctatatgacagaattggcagtggcagtgcgtggcctaatggttacgctgtccgctttgtaagcggatgattctgggttcgattcccatctgctccaaccttccatcggatgaggaagtaaaatgtcggtcccggccttggttgttaggccgttaagtcattccaggtgtaagagtcgtcttcatgccataagtacaaacaacacaccaaaccaagcctactccggtggaatcgctggcggcggttggactcgcaatccaaaggtcgtcagttcaaacactggggtggaaggttccttgaagtaaaaaaggtgcagtggtaatcctacaggcataaccatcatgacgaaaaacttcggacacaaaagtaaatgaaatttttatagtttttaatatttgcgtatctttgccacaaaatcaatcacgaaatagttattacgtaagatctatttatttttgctcaaagatggtctcatggtattttgacgtttgataacgtttaaaactttcaaacgcTTCTTCAGCTAATCGTAATGGCAAAATTTTCGGGCCAGTTGATATGAAATCATTGCATCAATTCTCTGTTAAACTTTCggcattgaacaattttcaagtaatattttgcaaacaataaaatttattacaaagagtcattctgaaccatgtgttaaagacacaacacacaaaccctagagtttgatacccatattgccccaactcttatggttccgcaaatgtccccttatcggaacatccccggggcctccggccactccaggtggtggccactactgccaaaatgtaaaatttcatgtccagtatcaaaatccctaaagtttgatacccatattgccccaactcttatggttccgcaaatgtccccttatcggaacatccccggggcctccggccactccaggtggtggccactactgccaaaatgtcaaatttcatgtccagtatcaaaatccctaaagtttgatacccatattgccccaactcttatggttccgcaaatgtccccttatcggaacatccccggggcctccggccactccaggtggtggccactactgccaaaatgtcaaatttcatgtccagtatcaaaaacccttaagtttgatacccatattgccccaacgcttatggttccgcaaatctccccttatcggaacatccccggggcctccggccactccaggtggtgggcactactgccaaaatgtcaaatttcatgtccagtatcaaaatccctaaagtttgatacccatattgccccaactcttatggttccgcaaatgtccccttatcggaacatccccggggcctccggccactccaggtggttgcCAGTCCCAATAATCAACTCCCActcatgccggctggcatgtcttggcgtgtccatgcctccaggccatctgctcctgGGTCTCCaagccgtctgctaccgggcctccaggccatctgctcccgaTGTTGACTCGTCGACGTGCAGCAACAGAATGAATTATCGGgactgtttgtttgtttgttttcttgatttaggtcggggacgtatgccccgcctttttgcacccattctcctatACCTCCTTATTCGCTTGTTgcccgtcgacgatccgaaaattatgaggtagagtgggggtgattttagatacatcaatctcacgtctctcgattgactgattgggaaacgtttgttcaaccaaccagcgtgcgctaagaagaggggaaatttgccgagaggggaggTGAAACCAAAGcgtttcatttcgcttcgcgaaattttggattgctaccctgtatagagccctaagacgaagttcttcgtcaaaagaggtttgggtgctctccccattcaagccttcggactcctaggttcgagcagaaacttgcaatagagaccacaaaagacccgggggtcgttaatgtggatggtttgattttttttatatgacagaattgatttttcagtctcgaaaatattattaccggaaagctcgtccaattttccataagattggctttgaccacatttcaattgggtgtatgggcttacagatataagctaattacattgctcataactgcatttttcgtgagtctttttgttacatctAGGCTTTATTAcatctattttcacaaaaattttgaacgaaaaaaaatcgtgggctcaccttcaaatttgacttataaacttaaaaatcaaaaaatctcataaaagtggatcgttttttttctttcagtgtatttttttcggaaagcccgtcaaatttcctacaagtttgtctttgaccactttttgatacgatgcaacggctttgacatacagaaatatttaaattacgaaatacaaaaatatttaaaacatttacgcccttctcaaatgtcattattgagtgaaactggctccatatacacaaaaatggcttatataagcgtaggataacatgtctacaaagtttcattgaaatcggagagggtcgaggaaaaagtacctaaaaaaatcctattttgagctggaattgctctaaagttgatttttctttcttctattctaaattcaaacaaaaaatcgaaaatttgggTGTATGAATATTGTTGTACAtgttttgatcataatttagcaaatttatcAGTGATATCATCATCAATCATGAGGAGTCGTAGTGCTGACCCTATAATGTGGTGTATAATACGAATTTTATgctcaacacaaaaaaatcacaaaaaaaaaacttcagatgaAGTCAAtgctcaaaaacataaaaaaaaataagcaaatgaTTAATTGCCTGCGCGGAAATGATGAATGATTTCAGCTTCTCTTCAAAAACCTATGGTGGTAGCCGGCTGAGCCATCGATCTCCGATTGGAAGCGACCCGATGACGTTCACCTTCTGGAGCTTCATGAATTCCGTACAATTTTATTACTTCATCATCTCGCATCTCGCGATAAAGTGGGCAAGAATTCCCGGTACTCTGGAGGCAGAAGGGCGCAGATGGTGGTGTCATCGTTGCGAATCAACCCCGTCCGTCTGGTGGGCTGGATATTAATAGCTCGCGGAGAGCAATGGCTAACGGATCTCTCCGCTGGTCGGTCGGCTTGATGCAAAGCAGTTTGATTTTACTGTCTCATTAGCCGCGCTAAACGCTGCCCGATCGATAGATAGTGATTACTGCCATCTTTTATAACGTCATAATTAGCGAAAACGGTACTTGCAGCGCGCTGCTCGTTTGAGAGTTCAAGTTATGGTTGGATgggatttttgttttattactgTCACGAGCTTCTGGAATGtgactgaaaatttcaaattccggTCAAAAAGAGtcaaattcaaaatactttCACTTTTTGCAAGCCTCGTTAATCCATTAGCTTCACCAGCAAAACAAACACTAGAAGCTAATCGCACCGGCACAGTTGATTAAATCTTCCCCGCGAAATGCATTCATCTGTGCTGCACACGAGGTTTCGTTTTCTGTTTGATTTTCCACCTGGCGTTGGTGGCGCCACCGCAGCTATGAACCGATTGCCGGCCGGCCTGCACCAAATGTTTGCGCTCAGCTTGAGCAGTGTTTGctgtttattttgattttgttttccaGATGATTAAATCCGCTACCACGCCATTCGTTGATTAGCAGATGCGGAAATTTCTATAATTAATTTGAGTGCTGGAATatcctccccccccctccccccctcccctcttCGCACTGGAAGTGATATCTgtacttatttttaattaatcatCATCATTTGCTCATCACTTCCTGCCACAGCTACGGACAAAGCCCAAATTTGGTAGCTTCTCAGTTTCTGGTTCCAGTAATCGCCATCTCTGGAGATCCGATCCATCCGATATAGCAACATTTCGATACTTTAATGTATCGTATTACTGTGGGCGCGCGAGTTGGTTCCCATACGGGCTAATCTAGCCGAGTCATTCAATCTTCCCATCCCGATACAAATTTACCGATAGTCCGGCGCGATTCCGTCAGCACAGAGGTAAACTTGGCAAAAAAAAGGCTACCGCCGGATCGCCGAGGAACTCATCGTGTAAAAAGAAAACGATTCGGCTAATAAcaggtgagcagttctctgTAAATTAATTTATGGGTATTtggttaaatttatttcaattggcagcagttgataaaaaatgtatgcagaaaaaaaaaacaaacattggaGCAAGTTTGGTTAATTCTTTGTTCAGAGCAACTCCGCAACTCCCAACCCTGTCATTTTCTaataataacagaatcgaaaagtatgACTTTTCGATGCAGGTGCCGAAAGTTTTTctattcagcactcaaatgagtgctatatgaagattgttttgatttttggcaTGGCTGAAAATGACGGACGTTTGACGAAGTAAGGCGTTTTCTGTGATTACATTTTTAATGCCGAGATGAGCGGAGAAGGAATCTTGCAAtacagcaattctctacgaaatgaacctttatgacatttttgtacagaggactctctcgttgttgatcaaagttgaaaaatcaacgCAATTTGAAggactgattttttttgatagctgattatcagaagtttcgattttccgaagtttgattatccgaaggtttgggacttcggataatcgaatcacgaacatttttttttattttcttgtttttaacataaaatttgagttttacgACCCTTttatagtcaaatttgagttgttgattgccttttaaaaaataaaatgcattttttcaatattgcatcaccgccattttagccgccatcttagatttaaaacgatttttttttcgtgattcgattatctgaagttttgattatccgaagtgaaatttttccgaggccttcggataatcgagtctagactgtattgatatcgagaagccAAAGAGTCTACTGTATTTTAAATCAGACTAAAACTTTTTGGGTGCTTTCCAATTTGCATAACCtgtttgtccatattattttttatacaaatttgacagctgttcatacactgacttcttttttgcttatttttaaaatcatttttgtcactaaaaataaatttaattaaaaaaaaaacatttttatgtttttgatatgGGGATACGGGGATATGGATATATATGGGGATATGGATATGGGGAAATAAAACGCCATcttttcagacattttttgaaagtgcttaaggggttacatacatgtaaatcgtcaaaaatgtcagaggttggtatgagcacacatttaaactttttttaaatctttttgcaggacattaaaatatacattttcatctattaacaaaataaatatgaagacatttggatgtaccattgccgagatatagctattttaagttagcagtttcaaaaaacgggtgccacgatatctcaacactgctttgaccaaattagctcaaaattttggtgaagactcgttaaaccagtcctgtgtgcatgacgaaggccgattttcaaaaacttaatttaaaaaaaaagataaaaatatttttatgtttttcatataaaaaatcgtcagtttttgatttttgtatttttttaaaaagcaaaatttcaaaatcgggcttcgtcatgcacacgggatatgtcttgggagtcttcaccccaaatttcagccaatttggtccatcccatctcgagatatcgtggcacccgtaaatcaactcggtgtttagagaaaaacgttcacaaagtttgacagttcgctttgcgcatggcaaaattgtgaacttaaatcgtctcttactcagttcagtcacgaaatatcttcatgaaactttcaggagtgattgaaaattatcttctgtaacatgaaattttataattttatacatgtatgtaaccccttaaatacttatttagacaattttttttctttttatgttgATTGTCTCTTttctaaattaaactaaattaaactacatttaaacttaaaataaagaggAACTACTTTTTTGACAGTTGGTAAatctccatttttttaattgtgatttgttggaaattatattatgattttattttcataattgattaataggcttagtgatttttcacgctgaaAACATGCTATTTGCACGGAACCACTAtccgaaaaaaacataatttcacgGAAACTTCCCGGAGtttaaaaagtgttaaaataaCCCATAAAATCAATTGTTAAACAAGTGTTAATATTATAGAATACCTTATTATATATTAAGCATCCAAGCTAAGTGATTTTTCAATCTGAGTGTCCAGTTTGCACGGCGACCATCAaatcaattaattaattttcgtgaaaatttcacGAGACTTGGAAAAAAGTAAAATGATCCAGGAGGGCTGATTTTTAagacaaaattaatatttttaggcCCAACTATTTTGTTCTGGAATATACCGAGTTTGAATCTTCAATTTTCGATTATATCTGAAAAATGAAATGGTAGTCAAATCGTTATTCTAAGGAATTTACTTAGAACATACTTGAAACactatcattagttttcaaaaaaaaaaaaaaaaaaaggttccaCGAAAAATATGACGAAAAGAACTATTTATTGAACTTACATGGAAATTTCACTaatattcaaaatgattttaaaacgaTCCTAATCGTGCTAGAAGCGACAATAAATGCAGGGAAATGCAGTTGATTGCACTTATTGTTTCACTTTATAATTCAGagttatcagaaaaaaaatattgttttgtccctgaaaataaaaataaaaaaactaaatatatcAAATtcagatcaatttttttttcgactcaaAGTGTACATTaatgctacacagaaaaaaaaatatggtaaatttcatcaggaaatggtgacaaatTTCGATTACATCACAAACTGGTTAATTTTCATGAGGTTcacaattttacacattttttaggtacaattattcaaaaaagattttcaacattccaaaattcaacttttttcttgCTGTgtatatacatttttaaaattacattataCTGTGGAAAAAGGCTGAAAATCGTCACACACGAGTATTACTAATCTGTGGTTCcaaatcttaaaatttgtaGAAAGCTTTAAAgtgtcaaaattaatttaaaacgatgaaataaacaaaatacaagGTATACAACTGATTgtattcatttttatttcaatgaaaatatattttttgagcataccaatcaaatttacacttaAAACGATTGTggataaaatatttgtattttttaaaattaattaatttccaaaaatccatGAATTCACGGGATTTTACGGAAATTGtggaatttcacgaatttcacactgtccgcgaaatcgtgaaaattcactaaccctaatgtTTACccagagaactgctcaagtGTATCCGTCtgacaaaaacataaaagatttttttgacccGATCATCGCTGAGGAAGAGCCCATCGAGCATGATGATTCACTCCGGAAACATGAGTGTCTGTATTCATAagtctttgatcacttttttttctttcgaagtGGCTTTAGTCCACGTTCTCATCTTTTGGAAGCATCATCTTCACCAAACTTGGATTGGTTGTAGCCAATTTGACTCGATTCGTTTTTTACGAATGATGTCTAGTGGACAGGGCGTATTGTGCAATGTTGAATTATTTATTCAGTAAAGTACGGATATTTTTTGGTTCAATTCATTGAAtttaattcctttttttttcttgttgaatTTCGCTAGTTATTTATAGGGCAATTCTTCATGTTTGTTTTCAGCTCTCTGCATTATCATTCCCATTTATCAAAGTTCTGCACTCGATGATTCATTCAACTGTTGATATCAAAACCGAAACACGGTTGTTGTTATAACTATAGTATGATAAATGACACCCCGGTGGTGCACCTGAAACCCAACCCGCCTGTGACAACCGGAGCTGCACACAGGTAGCCAAAACCGGTTCCCGGGGAGTATTCAGATATTGTTGTCACACACCACGCGAGTCGAGGTTAATCTTTGAGGCGCAATTAGGTCCCCACGCCCTGACCACGTCCCGATAAGGCGGAAACAATTAAGGCACCCGATTTAAATTCAGCCCGATCGGTGAATAATGCCCAAACTATTCCCGAGCAGCACAAGTCGTTTTGCTCTACTAGTTCACATTAGATATGGCTGGACCGGGTTCTTTTACGACTCGCTCGAATCGCGATTTGATTGCAAAGTGCGAATGCAAATCGGTCCAGTTTGATTGGCGGGGGTGCCCCGGCACGTTCTGGAACAGGTTCGTCGCCTATTGGCAATGCCGGTTCAATCATTGATGTGTCATAAAGCGGGACTAGTGTAAGTTAGTTGGGGTTTTAAAGTGGGAAAATCTCGCCAGGAACTACACTTTATTAAGGTGGAAAATatgatcaaaaaaatatgattaaatcaagcattttttccgtgtcaccacagtgaaattaaatttgtaatcaGCGGGCGTCGCGATCACTTTGTGAACACTCGATGAAAGCTTAATTTCCAAGGCCGAAACGTTGTCAGTTATTGCGCGCTTTCGCGCAAATATCTTGGTCTTGGTCGAAGCCGGCAAACCCATTAGTCAACCGGTCACCCGGCTTAGTTTCCCTGTTTTCGTTTGTACACATTCCTGTTGGCCAAGTAGCGATAAATTAGCGACCATTGTTGTTGATGCGAGCTTCCTGGTCAGATATtggagcaacaacaacagataccaacataatttcaaagaaattacTCACGAATCAAAAGAAGAAAATTGTGGTAATGAGATAATAAAATGGAATTGCGCTgtctatttgttttaattttaataatatgaATTTAAAAGGACCTGCAATTGCTTTTAACATAGCTCACTTATGTCGTTAGTTAACAATTAATAGGAAAATTACCATATTATAAGCCACTTCATTACAGCATTCCTTTGTTCTTACGTTACCCTTAGGTACGCTCAGCAATTGCTGCCACCAGAAAGGTGGTACCATTCATGCAAGAACCTGTTTTAATTACATGTTCTTGGCTGCATTATCAACAACCGGATAATTTAATTACAACTTAAACGCGCTCGATGTGTACCGAGTCGGTGTCACCACACGGAACCCCCCACTCTACGTAGATGAGCGCAATTAAGGAAAGGTTTTGTACATGTGCTTCACAGTAACTTTCCTGTCAGACTCTGCTTTCTGTCGGGGCAAGTACGCCAACTAAACCCCTAGCTAGTCGCCAGGGATGTTCGCTCCAATTTACGTCAGAAGAAGCGCTTCTTCAATACACCGGCAACAATGGTACCTTCAACTTTATCAAGTGGAAACATTACTCGTTCAGTGCTCCCATTTCCCGTGCTCGAACTCGGACGGGTTGGAATTGCAATTTACTGTAAATATgttgttagtttttttgttgttgctggcaGCCGTCTTTTTTGATTTAGTAAAGCACACGATAACGAAACGTCCGAAACTAAAACGCAATTACAAATCTACCAAACCACAGGCCAGATCTGACCGGGCACAACATGTAGCGCGCGTATACTGTGGAC harbors:
- the LOC120427809 gene encoding uncharacterized protein LOC120427809 isoform X1, producing the protein MKCLIFAVLFVAVMVQNSESAPAKYQDLPKKDGYVPVYIRIGNTPLDQINRDLAAAFQKANARSVRGTLIQQLNRNARFSSESSSASSEETNHILKRLDPNYHSSESDPNTSESNSSEQLLLNDIVPAVKTPVKAGNAL
- the LOC120427809 gene encoding uncharacterized protein LOC120427809 isoform X2, giving the protein MKCLIFAVLFVAVMVQNSAAAPKYQILEPRDGYIPVYIRYGDEPLSGINPALAAAFHEPVNRVSRAELAQVLQRDESPNNTSSNSTSLSVSALSASDEHRIALAVAAEKARAAAEAAAAASSANKV